A genomic window from Pecten maximus chromosome 2, xPecMax1.1, whole genome shotgun sequence includes:
- the LOC117316722 gene encoding uncharacterized protein LOC117316722, which yields MAEILTEVQGQVPVRVKGQTSCIYHHGKLLDLFCEKCKEISCVDCSTSTHNGHDFSALSNISAKKKKNLQKIIARRVTKDIPSMKNSIKSIEANIATTNSTFAAIGTEIIKQRDKLKRKIDSLADQTLAVYEKLKSENMTLLTDCKEEHERRHAVLMKEIREARTLIRSGDDISVYDNDAVMASLVGLPARPTLNTATFTPNLVPLDHLKCAFGTVTKGNNNSNSSVSKTSEESRDKVEVSEVPNDKVPVSEKQGSGEPKVIISQAEQPHRTSDKEHVNSSTKLPSSVNHGFVPSRQSEASGNFQVTGATESGEMLFQKMTDHEPKHIKIEKLMSILGEMRNGDIWVGDIERRTFLRIGRTGTIKDIIPQRRQVTDSCFSTQNQELWFCSQDDNSIIEVTSAPTIPRFYTEESPLCIYVTMDGQIIVGMPKQITKFNTDGQVILTTKPSLLSMFWRQIVCVPRFIAECPRTKNIAVIDGMTHNILVLDKTLNELVRYPGRKHDHLKPVMIDRFTPTRITYDLDGCMFIEDIGNNCMHLIGGRGEFYGLLVNRK from the exons ATGGCTGAAATTTTGACAGAAGTTCAAGGTCAAGTTCCAGTCCGTGTTAAAGGACAGACTTCGTGTATCTATCACCATGGTAAACTCCTGGATCTGTTTTGTGAGAAGTGTAAAGAAATTTCCTGTGTGGACTGTTCGACTTCAACTCATAACGGTCATGACTTTTCGGCCTTGAGTAACATTTCtgcaaaaaagaaaaagaatctTCAGAAGATAATAGCCAGAAGAGTAACTAAAGATATTCCTTCAATGAAGAATAGTATCAAATCTATTGAAGCCAACATCGCGACAACCAACAGCACATTTGCTGCCATTGGTACGGAGATTATAAAACAGAGAGATAAACTGAAGCGGAAGATCGACTCTCTAGCAGATCAAACACTCGCTGTGTATGAAAAACTAAAATCAGAAAACATGACTTTGTTAACGGACTGCAAAGAAGAACACGAAAGGCGACACGCTGTGTTAATGAAAGAGATACGGGAAGCAAGGACACTGATCAGGAGCGGAGACGATATCAGCGTTTATGACAATGATGCCGTTATGGCGTCACTAGTAGGTTTGCCTGCGAGGCCAACGCTGAATACGGCCACTTTTACTCCTAACCTGGTGCCACTTGATCACCTCAAATGCGCATTCGGCACAGTGACAAAAGGCAACAATAACAGTAATTCCTCCGTATCAAAAACCTCAGAAGAATCCAGGGACAAGGTCGAAGTCTCAGAAGTACCCAATGACAAGGTCCCAGTCTCAGAGAAACAAGGAAGTGGAGAACCTAAAGTGATCATCTCACAGGCAGAACAGCCCCATAGAACATCTGATAAAGAGCATGTTAACTCATCTACGAAACTTCCATCCTCTGTTAACCATGGATTTGTACCCTCTAGACAATCTGAAGCTTCTGGGAACTTCCAGGTAACTGGGGCGACTGAGTCAGGTGAAATGCTTTTTCAGAAGAT GACTGACCACGAAccaaaacacataaaaatagaaaaattgaTGTCTATCTTGGGGGAAATGAGAAATGGCGACATCTGGGTTGGAGACATAGAAAGAAGGACCTTTCTACGTATTGGCAGAACCGGAACGATAAAGGATATTATACCACAAAGAAGGCAAGTAACAGACTCTTGCTTCTCAACTCAAAACCAAGAATTGTGGTTTTGTTCACAAGATGATAACAGTATCATAGAGGTGACTTCTGCACCAACAATCCCGAGGTTCTACACGGAGGAATCCCCTCTGTGTATATACGTAACAATGGACGGTCAGATCATCGTCGGCATGCCAAAACAAATAACCAAATTCAACACCGACGGACAGGTCATCCTTACAACCAAACCAAGTCTTCTTTCGATGTTTTGGAGACAAATTGTGTGTGTACCAAGATTCATCGCAGAGTGTCCGAGGACGAAAAATATAGCAGTGATAGACGGGATGACACATAATATACTGGTATTGGACAAAACACTCAATGAGTTGGTTCGCTACCCCGGACGTAAGCATGATCATCTCAAGCCGGTAATGATTGACAGATTCACTCCAACTCGGATTACCTATGACTTGGATGGATGTATGTTCATTGAAGATATTGGTAACAACTGCATGCACCTCATTGGTGGCAGAGGCGAATTTTATGGACTGTTGGTAAACCGCAAATAA